In Thauera aromatica K172, one DNA window encodes the following:
- a CDS encoding type II secretion system protein GspD has protein sequence MHIRIATTALALLAACTPLQPRQPPSGHLGKTVDAPLPPAAAPSTLPSRAAAQPPAIVAASPSASSPEAEAATYSVAVHDLPLAQLLLAIGRDAGLELDLHPGLEGRITLNAIDQPLARLLERIAEQAEIRYRLEGRHLVVRPDTPFVRSYTLDYVNLDRDMRGTVATSTQIATSSAGARAEATGNASITQIETRAGNNFWSALEANLNTFLDAAASSRCAPEGGCGNTNVMINRESGVLMVRATARQHEQLADFLGRVQEAARRQVMIEATVVEITLADGYRQGIDWSRLDLPGWTVRPRGSNDGTTAQPTIGYLSAHHDVRIELLETFGTVKVLSSPRLSVLNNQTAMLKVVEEVVYFIVDSTTTEYDDRKQARITATTTPQSVSVGMVMAVTPQISASGDITLNVRPTIAGISGFKDDPNPTLRDIPNRVPQIRTREIESMLRLRSGEIAVLGGLMEDRIDHDTGRIPIFGHLPLLGELFTRRDSTVRRTELLIFLRPVLIDDPSTAGDFTPYAAHLPAAAFLDGGSTPAPRPAFPASGSRP, from the coding sequence ATGCATATCCGTATCGCCACCACAGCACTCGCCTTGCTTGCCGCATGTACTCCGCTCCAGCCCCGCCAGCCACCGAGCGGACATCTGGGCAAGACCGTGGACGCGCCCCTTCCGCCCGCGGCAGCCCCATCCACACTCCCTTCCCGCGCTGCCGCCCAACCGCCCGCCATCGTCGCCGCATCCCCCTCAGCCTCCTCCCCGGAGGCGGAAGCCGCCACCTATTCCGTCGCCGTCCACGACCTCCCGCTCGCCCAGCTTCTCCTCGCCATCGGGCGCGATGCCGGACTCGAGCTCGACCTCCATCCCGGCCTCGAAGGCCGCATCACCCTCAATGCCATCGACCAGCCTCTCGCCCGCCTGCTCGAACGCATCGCCGAACAGGCCGAAATCCGCTACCGCCTCGAAGGCCGCCATCTGGTCGTCCGACCGGACACCCCTTTCGTCCGTAGCTACACGCTCGACTACGTCAACCTCGATCGCGACATGCGCGGCACCGTGGCGACCAGCACCCAGATCGCCACCTCGTCCGCCGGTGCGCGCGCCGAAGCGACCGGCAACGCTTCCATCACCCAGATCGAGACCCGCGCCGGCAACAACTTCTGGTCCGCCCTGGAAGCGAACCTGAACACCTTCCTCGACGCCGCCGCTTCATCCCGATGCGCCCCGGAGGGCGGCTGCGGCAACACCAATGTCATGATCAACCGCGAAAGCGGGGTGCTGATGGTGCGCGCCACCGCCCGCCAGCACGAACAGCTGGCCGATTTCCTCGGCCGGGTGCAGGAGGCGGCGCGCCGCCAGGTCATGATCGAAGCCACGGTCGTCGAAATCACCCTTGCCGACGGCTACCGCCAGGGCATCGACTGGAGCCGCCTCGATCTTCCGGGGTGGACCGTTCGCCCGCGCGGCAGTAACGACGGCACCACCGCCCAGCCCACGATCGGCTACCTGTCTGCGCACCACGACGTCCGGATCGAACTGCTGGAGACATTCGGCACCGTCAAAGTGCTGTCCAGCCCCCGCTTGTCGGTCCTCAACAACCAGACCGCGATGCTCAAGGTGGTCGAAGAGGTGGTCTATTTCATCGTCGACAGCACCACCACCGAATACGACGACCGCAAGCAGGCCCGCATCACCGCCACAACCACGCCACAGTCGGTATCGGTCGGCATGGTCATGGCGGTGACGCCGCAGATCAGCGCCAGCGGCGACATCACCCTCAACGTGCGCCCGACCATCGCCGGCATTTCCGGCTTCAAGGACGACCCGAACCCGACGCTGCGCGACATTCCGAACCGGGTGCCGCAGATCCGCACCCGCGAGATCGAATCCATGCTGCGCCTGCGCAGCGGCGAAATCGCAGTGCTCGGCGGGCTGATGGAGGACCGCATCGACCACGACACCGGGCGCATCCCCATATTCGGCCACCTCCCCCTGCTCGGCGAGCTGTTCACCCGCCGCGACAGCACCGTGCGGCGGACCGAACTGCTGATCTTCCTGCGTCCGGTGCTGATCGACGACCCGAGCACGGCGGGCGATTTCACCCCCTATGCAGCACACCTTCCGGCCGCC